The Prosthecobacter vanneervenii genome has a segment encoding these proteins:
- a CDS encoding FtsB family cell division protein, with the protein MNYREVRASEPQRGWEHWVRAFLKIGRFILLLLVVPVVYVLCDNPIDTQTAMRAKLEQLKGQRNELQAQRDKLLRRMEWIKSDNAYLEMAARDRLHLQKEGEYVLRF; encoded by the coding sequence ATGAACTACCGAGAAGTGCGCGCATCAGAACCCCAGCGAGGCTGGGAACATTGGGTGCGCGCATTTCTCAAGATCGGACGCTTTATCCTTCTGCTGCTGGTTGTTCCTGTCGTGTATGTCCTGTGCGACAACCCGATCGACACCCAGACCGCCATGAGGGCCAAGCTGGAACAGCTCAAAGGGCAACGCAATGAACTGCAAGCCCAGCGCGACAAACTCCTGCGCCGAATGGAGTGGATCAAAAGCGACAACGCCTACCTCGAAATGGCCGCCCGTGACCGCCTGCACCTGCAGAAGGAAGGCGAGTATGTGCTGAGGTTTTAA
- a CDS encoding acyl carrier protein encodes MAENITEKVRDIIVEQLGVNPEQVTSEAKFIEDLGADSLDTVELVMAFEEEFGIDVPDEEAEKLQSVGDVVRYVEENAE; translated from the coding sequence ATGGCAGAAAACATCACAGAAAAAGTCAGAGACATCATCGTTGAACAGCTTGGCGTGAATCCCGAGCAGGTCACATCCGAAGCCAAGTTCATCGAAGATCTCGGTGCCGACTCCCTCGACACCGTCGAACTCGTGATGGCCTTTGAAGAAGAATTCGGCATCGACGTTCCAGACGAAGAAGCTGAAAAGCTTCAGTCCGTGGGCGACGTCGTTCGTTACGTTGAAGAAAACGCCGAATAA
- a CDS encoding zinc metallopeptidase, protein MYSPGFYFDPFYLLLTFGTIALSVYASWRVKSAYGRYSQVPARSGLSGAQIAQRILDLNGIQDVSIHPIAGQLSDHYDPANKRLMLSEENYYGTNVAALGVAAHECGHAIQHQQLYAPLQWRMAAVGITTIAGQIIPFVGMGLLWLMPKIALPILAVCFGIVMLFQLVTLPVEFDATARAKRILASTGAVAPGEETAAMSRVLDAAALTYVAAFISALGTFLYYVMLLLGNNRRDE, encoded by the coding sequence ATGTACTCCCCAGGCTTCTATTTTGATCCATTTTATCTTCTGCTCACGTTTGGCACGATCGCCCTGTCAGTTTACGCCTCCTGGCGTGTCAAGAGCGCTTACGGCAGGTATTCTCAGGTACCAGCCCGCTCCGGACTGTCGGGTGCGCAGATCGCCCAGCGCATTCTGGACCTGAACGGCATCCAGGATGTGTCCATCCACCCCATCGCAGGCCAGCTCAGCGACCACTACGACCCCGCCAACAAGCGGCTGATGCTGAGCGAAGAAAACTACTACGGCACGAATGTGGCGGCACTGGGAGTGGCGGCTCATGAGTGCGGCCACGCTATTCAGCATCAGCAGCTCTATGCGCCCCTGCAATGGCGCATGGCTGCGGTGGGCATCACGACCATCGCGGGGCAGATCATCCCTTTTGTAGGCATGGGGCTGCTGTGGCTGATGCCAAAGATCGCCCTGCCGATCCTGGCTGTCTGCTTTGGCATTGTGATGCTTTTTCAGCTGGTCACGCTGCCGGTGGAATTTGATGCTACAGCGCGCGCCAAACGCATCCTGGCCAGCACCGGAGCCGTGGCTCCTGGAGAGGAAACCGCCGCCATGAGCCGTGTACTGGATGCCGCAGCCCTGACCTACGTGGCAGCCTTTATCAGCGCGCTGGGCACCTTCCTCTACTACGTAATGCTCCTGCTGGGCAACAACCGCAGGGACGAGTAG
- a CDS encoding alpha/beta hydrolase family protein — MRRVSSLLLLLPWLGLAAQDIPPIRGLSRTNLLEYRAKDGTLRTAQTTAEWESRRKEALAGFQQVIGPLPGQEMRCALDAQTLEETDCGSYVRKLITYTSQPGGRVPAYLCIPKAALAGKKTPAVLCLHPTENKIGFKVVVGLGGKPHRQYAQELAERGFVTLSPSYPLLADYQPDLKALHMPSGTMKAIWDNLRGLDYLDSLPYVDRQHGYAAIGHSLGGHNAIFTAVFDDRIQVIVSSCGFDSLLDYYGGNIKGYVQERYMMRMADYLGHPQDCPWDHYELIACLAPRYLYVNAPLRDANFRWQSVDRIVSAALPLFRLHGAESHLQVAHPDSDHDFPDAERLASYELIKRVLQPAE; from the coding sequence ATGCGCCGTGTTTCGTCTCTTCTTCTCCTACTGCCCTGGCTGGGCTTAGCAGCTCAGGATATTCCACCCATTCGCGGGCTAAGCCGCACCAACCTGCTCGAATACCGCGCCAAAGACGGCACGCTTAGAACCGCGCAGACGACAGCCGAATGGGAATCCAGGAGGAAAGAAGCGCTGGCGGGATTTCAGCAGGTCATCGGCCCCCTGCCCGGCCAGGAAATGCGCTGTGCACTGGATGCGCAGACACTGGAGGAAACCGACTGCGGCAGCTATGTGCGGAAATTGATCACCTATACCTCTCAGCCGGGAGGTCGGGTGCCAGCCTATCTGTGCATCCCCAAAGCTGCACTGGCTGGAAAGAAAACACCTGCTGTGCTGTGCCTGCACCCGACAGAGAATAAAATCGGCTTCAAGGTGGTTGTCGGGCTCGGGGGCAAGCCCCACCGGCAGTATGCCCAGGAGCTGGCGGAGCGGGGCTTTGTAACGCTTTCCCCCAGCTATCCGCTACTCGCGGACTACCAGCCGGACCTCAAGGCGCTGCACATGCCCAGCGGCACCATGAAGGCCATCTGGGACAATCTGCGTGGGCTGGACTATCTGGACTCCCTGCCCTACGTGGACCGTCAGCATGGCTATGCCGCCATCGGTCACTCATTGGGCGGGCACAATGCCATCTTCACCGCTGTCTTTGACGATCGTATTCAAGTCATCGTCTCCAGCTGCGGCTTTGACTCATTGCTGGACTACTACGGCGGCAACATCAAAGGCTACGTGCAGGAACGCTACATGATGCGTATGGCTGACTATTTGGGACATCCGCAGGACTGCCCATGGGACCACTACGAGCTCATCGCCTGCCTGGCTCCGCGTTACCTTTATGTGAACGCACCGCTCAGGGATGCCAACTTCCGCTGGCAGAGCGTGGACCGGATTGTGAGCGCAGCTCTGCCATTGTTCAGACTCCACGGAGCAGAGTCGCACCTGCAGGTGGCGCACCCAGACTCAGACCACGACTTTCCCGACGCCGAACGCTTGGCCAGTTACGAACTGATCAAGCGCGTGCTGCAGCCTGCTGAATGA
- a CDS encoding glycosyltransferase family 4 protein: MKILLVNQCFFPDHVATAQHLTDLAHEMVQAGHQVTVVASSRGYDNPEIRYPVCEKWRGIDIRRIWTPGLGKKAKWRRFVDFAAFWGNAMRILFFLPRHDVTVCLTSPPLISTLGTVVARLKGGAVVPWVMDLNPDEAVAAGWLKAGGLVERALTFIQNWSFRRASRIIALDRFMADRLTAKGVRPEVIHTDAPWSHDQAVQYDVAARDAFRAEHGIAGKFVVMYSGNHSPCHPLDDVLAAADQLKGEERLHFLFVGGGSEFKKVQSFARSKVLQNITCLPYQPMEKLSGSLSSADLHLVVMGDAFVGIVHPCKIYNILTLGIPFLFVGPDQSHGSDLARRLGHPEHGRVARNGDVPGIVRQIQEAVALGSQPVNPAARTLGAEFSHSVLCPRLVQVIQQAAARA, encoded by the coding sequence ATGAAGATCCTTCTGGTCAATCAGTGCTTCTTCCCGGACCATGTGGCCACGGCGCAGCACCTCACTGATCTGGCGCATGAAATGGTCCAGGCGGGGCATCAGGTAACTGTGGTGGCGTCGTCTCGTGGCTACGACAATCCAGAGATCCGCTACCCCGTGTGTGAAAAGTGGCGCGGTATCGACATTCGTCGCATTTGGACGCCTGGGCTCGGAAAGAAGGCCAAATGGCGGCGGTTTGTGGATTTTGCAGCCTTCTGGGGAAATGCGATGCGCATTCTCTTCTTTCTCCCACGGCACGATGTCACAGTCTGTCTGACCTCGCCCCCGCTGATCTCCACTCTGGGCACCGTCGTTGCCCGTCTTAAAGGAGGGGCTGTTGTTCCTTGGGTCATGGACCTGAATCCTGATGAAGCCGTGGCTGCGGGCTGGCTTAAAGCCGGGGGCCTGGTGGAGCGCGCGCTGACGTTCATTCAGAACTGGAGCTTTCGCCGTGCTTCCCGCATCATCGCACTGGATCGTTTCATGGCAGACCGGCTCACGGCCAAAGGTGTCCGCCCCGAGGTCATTCACACCGATGCGCCATGGTCTCACGATCAGGCTGTGCAGTATGATGTGGCTGCGCGGGATGCCTTTCGTGCCGAGCACGGAATTGCTGGAAAATTTGTGGTCATGTATTCCGGGAATCACAGCCCCTGCCACCCACTGGATGATGTGCTGGCAGCAGCAGACCAGCTAAAAGGGGAGGAGAGGCTTCATTTTCTCTTTGTGGGTGGTGGCAGCGAGTTCAAAAAGGTGCAGTCGTTTGCCAGGAGCAAGGTTCTCCAAAACATCACCTGTCTTCCATATCAGCCCATGGAAAAGCTCTCCGGCTCTCTTTCATCCGCAGATCTTCATCTGGTGGTGATGGGAGATGCTTTTGTGGGGATTGTGCACCCGTGCAAGATCTACAACATCCTCACTCTTGGTATTCCGTTCCTTTTTGTGGGCCCGGATCAAAGCCACGGCTCCGATCTGGCGCGGAGGCTCGGCCATCCTGAGCACGGGCGGGTGGCGAGAAACGGGGATGTACCGGGCATTGTGCGGCAGATCCAGGAGGCTGTGGCGCTTGGGTCACAGCCCGTCAATCCGGCCGCCAGGACACTTGGCGCGGAGTTTTCCCACTCGGTGCTCTGCCCGCGCCTGGTGCAGGTCATTCAGCAGGCTGCAGCACGCGCTTGA
- a CDS encoding GDP-L-fucose synthase family protein has product MKLFISGHKGMVGGALVRRFQQISGVTIVTRSRQELDLSDQAAVAAFYAAERPDAAIIAAGKVGGIHANSTYPAEFIYENLAIASHCIHSAWTSGVKRLLFLGSSCIYPKLAPQPITEDSLISSALEPTNEAYAIAKIAGVKMAEYYRKQYGVVYHSAMPTNLFGPGDNYHPQNSHVMPALIRRFHEAKEECRNEVPAWGTGSPRREFLHVDDLADACAFLLQLPDPPDLVNVGYGSDITIRELVELVAETVGYKGRIVWDESKPDGTPRKLLDTSRINSLGWKPRIPLKEGLAQTYQAFLEELKSNRLRS; this is encoded by the coding sequence ATGAAGTTGTTTATTTCCGGACACAAAGGCATGGTAGGGGGCGCGCTGGTGCGACGCTTTCAGCAAATTTCCGGCGTGACGATTGTTACGCGTTCTCGTCAGGAACTCGACCTGTCGGACCAGGCTGCTGTGGCTGCCTTCTATGCTGCGGAGAGGCCGGATGCTGCCATCATAGCCGCTGGAAAGGTTGGCGGCATTCATGCCAACAGCACCTACCCGGCAGAATTCATTTATGAAAATCTCGCCATTGCCAGCCATTGCATCCACAGCGCCTGGACTTCGGGGGTCAAGAGGCTGCTGTTTCTTGGCAGCTCATGCATCTATCCCAAGCTCGCCCCGCAGCCCATCACGGAGGACAGTCTTATCTCTTCTGCGCTTGAGCCTACCAACGAGGCATACGCGATTGCCAAGATTGCGGGAGTCAAAATGGCTGAGTATTACCGCAAGCAGTATGGTGTGGTCTATCACTCTGCCATGCCTACCAATTTGTTTGGCCCCGGAGACAATTATCACCCGCAGAACTCGCATGTGATGCCTGCTCTGATCAGGCGTTTTCATGAAGCCAAAGAAGAGTGCCGAAACGAGGTGCCTGCTTGGGGGACAGGCAGCCCAAGGCGTGAATTCCTGCATGTCGATGATTTGGCTGACGCCTGCGCTTTTTTGCTGCAGCTCCCAGATCCGCCAGATCTCGTCAATGTGGGATATGGGTCGGATATCACCATTCGGGAACTCGTGGAATTGGTGGCTGAGACCGTTGGGTACAAGGGCAGGATCGTCTGGGATGAATCCAAGCCCGATGGCACACCGCGCAAGCTGCTGGACACATCCCGCATCAACAGTCTCGGGTGGAAGCCGCGCATTCCTCTCAAGGAGGGGCTGGCGCAGACCTATCAGGCATTTTTGGAGGAGCTTAAATCCAATCGCCTTCGCAGCTGA
- the gmd gene encoding GDP-mannose 4,6-dehydratase, with the protein MKKALITGITGQDGSYLAELLLTKGYEVHGVIRRSSSFNTGRIDHIYADPHLEDVRIKLHYGDLADAVQMVKLLYELQPDEIYNLGAQSHVKVSFDVPEYTGDVDGLGTLRILEAIRESGLLRKTRFYQASSSEMFGKVQEVPQTEKTPFWPRSPYGCAKVFAFWLTVNYRESYGLHASNGILFNHESPRRGETFVTRKITRAATRIRMGLQDKLYLGNLDAKRDWGFAGEYVEMMWLMLQQDVPDDYVVATNETHSVREFCQETFGLLGLDWEKHVVHDSRYERPAEVDLLIGDPIKARRQLGWEPKVRFKDLVKIMVDADLKLAEHEAKLKSL; encoded by the coding sequence ATGAAAAAAGCACTCATCACCGGCATCACAGGGCAGGACGGTTCCTATCTGGCGGAATTGCTACTGACCAAGGGATATGAGGTCCACGGAGTGATCCGTCGTTCATCCAGCTTCAATACAGGACGCATTGATCATATCTATGCGGATCCGCACTTGGAAGATGTCCGTATTAAACTCCACTATGGAGACCTCGCTGACGCCGTGCAGATGGTGAAGCTGCTCTATGAACTGCAGCCGGATGAGATCTACAATCTCGGGGCTCAGTCTCATGTGAAGGTCTCCTTTGATGTTCCGGAGTATACTGGAGATGTGGATGGGCTGGGCACGCTGCGCATTTTGGAGGCGATCCGAGAGTCTGGTCTGTTGAGAAAAACACGCTTCTACCAGGCTTCATCCTCGGAAATGTTTGGCAAGGTCCAGGAAGTGCCGCAGACAGAAAAAACGCCATTCTGGCCACGTTCTCCTTATGGTTGTGCCAAGGTTTTCGCCTTCTGGTTGACGGTGAACTATCGTGAAAGCTACGGGCTGCATGCTTCGAACGGCATTCTATTCAATCATGAATCTCCCCGGCGGGGGGAGACCTTTGTCACGCGTAAAATCACTCGGGCGGCTACTCGTATTAGAATGGGGCTCCAGGACAAACTTTATCTTGGCAATCTAGACGCCAAGCGTGACTGGGGCTTCGCGGGAGAATACGTGGAAATGATGTGGTTGATGCTGCAGCAGGATGTGCCGGATGATTATGTAGTGGCAACCAATGAAACCCACAGCGTACGAGAATTCTGCCAGGAGACTTTTGGACTGCTTGGCCTTGATTGGGAGAAGCATGTAGTGCACGATTCCCGCTATGAGCGCCCCGCAGAGGTAGACCTGTTGATCGGCGATCCCATCAAGGCTCGCAGGCAGCTTGGCTGGGAGCCAAAGGTGCGATTTAAGGATTTGGTCAAAATAATGGTGGATGCCGATCTCAAGCTGGCTGAACACGAGGCGAAGTTGAAGAGTCTCTGA
- a CDS encoding glycosyltransferase, translating into MRILHVMPSMAPAFGGPVAAIHVMARGLQDAGVTADIVTVHPQTRSRNEIEEARAGVSWRSFPLQLAGYGISLSLKRWLRAHVGGYDLVHVHGAFCYSSFIAQSEARRAGVPYVLRPFGVLNRWGMERRKAWLKRLIFRWLEKPVMENAAALHFTSEDEAADVARLKIKAPGHVIPLGIDLSPYEHLPSPRLFESRFPDFEAEKTVLFLSRIDVKKGLDLLLPAFKKVLSFIGGVKLIIAGDGDQLLMAKLQNQAIQLGISKSILWTGFLSGDTRLSVMAKATVFCLPSRSENFGMALLEAMASGVPCVSTDQVALCAEAAKEGAVCMTSVSKDAVADALIMLLQDDQRLNELASRGQAYAAKNHSMSAVARRLKLFYEGLCSTLPRPSERKYLEG; encoded by the coding sequence ATGCGCATACTTCACGTCATGCCTTCGATGGCCCCCGCTTTCGGGGGGCCTGTCGCAGCTATTCATGTGATGGCCCGTGGGTTGCAGGATGCTGGTGTTACGGCGGATATCGTGACGGTGCATCCGCAGACTCGTTCGAGAAATGAAATCGAAGAAGCCCGTGCAGGGGTTAGCTGGCGATCTTTTCCACTACAGCTGGCTGGCTATGGAATTTCGTTGTCTTTGAAACGCTGGCTGCGGGCGCATGTCGGTGGGTACGATTTGGTTCACGTACATGGAGCATTCTGTTACTCCAGTTTCATCGCCCAGAGTGAAGCTAGGCGTGCTGGGGTGCCTTACGTCTTGAGACCCTTTGGAGTTCTCAATCGTTGGGGAATGGAGCGTCGCAAGGCATGGCTGAAGCGACTGATCTTTCGGTGGCTGGAAAAACCGGTGATGGAGAATGCGGCTGCGCTGCATTTTACGAGTGAGGATGAGGCTGCTGACGTGGCCCGTTTGAAGATCAAAGCCCCTGGTCACGTGATTCCGCTGGGCATCGATCTCTCACCCTATGAGCATTTGCCTTCTCCGCGTCTGTTTGAATCCCGCTTTCCTGATTTTGAAGCGGAAAAAACAGTGTTGTTCCTTTCTCGAATCGATGTGAAAAAGGGCTTGGATTTGCTGTTGCCGGCTTTTAAAAAAGTTCTCTCCTTTATAGGCGGCGTGAAGCTCATCATCGCAGGTGATGGCGATCAACTTCTAATGGCAAAATTACAAAATCAGGCTATTCAGCTGGGGATCTCAAAAAGTATTCTTTGGACCGGCTTTCTTTCAGGAGATACGCGTCTTTCGGTCATGGCCAAGGCCACAGTTTTTTGTCTGCCATCCCGGTCTGAAAATTTTGGCATGGCCCTGCTTGAAGCCATGGCCTCCGGAGTGCCATGCGTTTCTACTGATCAAGTGGCTCTTTGTGCCGAGGCGGCCAAGGAAGGGGCTGTTTGCATGACATCGGTATCAAAAGATGCTGTGGCAGATGCTTTGATCATGCTGCTGCAAGATGATCAGCGACTCAATGAGCTGGCCTCACGGGGGCAAGCCTACGCCGCAAAGAATCACTCCATGAGCGCCGTAGCCCGGCGGTTGAAACTGTTTTACGAGGGACTATGCAGCACATTACCGCGGCCTTCCGAGAGGAAATACCTCGAAGGGTGA
- the asnB gene encoding asparagine synthase (glutamine-hydrolyzing) translates to MCGIAGVLSSEKMDGGKLSAVLQQLIASLKHRGPDDNGTWINASGTVGLAHVRLAILDLSPGGHQPMHTPDGRFHITFNGEIYNFKELRNELERDGVPFASHSDTEVLLRLYEKHGLAMLPRLRGMFALAIWDEKNRRCFLARDPLGIKPLYYTTRGGRLAFASELKALQVSGFAGSQLDAEALVRYFQMGSVQEPHTLLADVHCLEAGHYLIWEQGRCAKSCYWRVTFTSDEMSGGDAVETVKQGLMESIDAHFVSDVPVGIFLSGGIDSTAVLALARASGHHKISTFSIGVDDAGMDESAPAERTAKHFGADHHAMRLNAERGGELFARFLSAMDQPSVDGFNTYAVSAFARQGGMKVVLSGLGGDELFAGYKSFDAVPRLHALNRAAHCIPLAAGIAGWALERNFYSAKLRRVGSMLRLPPTVKNSYRAFRGILSFHTAKLLAARYLNCSYDSLPELPNHHIKVEDIRNAVSKCELTLYMRNQLLRDSDVMSMSQGLELRVPLVDRVFFEKIAKVPASLRLRAGKQMLLDAVPEVPEWIKNQPKRGFVFPFEKWIEQQWGQEFAAATQKLPFTNPTWFTRWAVFMLDHWLERSAGHARAAIV, encoded by the coding sequence ATGTGTGGCATCGCAGGAGTGCTGAGCTCGGAAAAAATGGATGGTGGCAAGTTGTCAGCAGTTTTGCAGCAACTTATTGCTTCCTTGAAGCATCGTGGACCCGATGACAACGGCACCTGGATAAATGCATCGGGCACTGTCGGATTGGCGCATGTGAGGCTGGCCATACTTGATTTGTCCCCCGGTGGTCATCAGCCGATGCACACACCTGACGGACGTTTTCACATCACCTTTAATGGGGAAATTTATAACTTTAAAGAGCTTCGGAATGAACTGGAAAGAGATGGGGTGCCGTTTGCCAGTCACTCGGACACCGAGGTGCTTCTACGCTTGTATGAAAAACATGGCCTAGCCATGCTGCCCAGGCTGAGAGGCATGTTTGCACTAGCCATTTGGGATGAAAAAAACCGCCGTTGCTTTCTTGCAAGAGACCCACTTGGCATCAAGCCTCTTTATTATACCACGAGAGGCGGAAGGCTGGCGTTTGCCTCGGAATTGAAGGCTCTGCAGGTGTCTGGTTTTGCAGGCAGTCAGCTGGATGCTGAGGCATTGGTGCGGTACTTTCAAATGGGGTCTGTGCAGGAGCCGCACACGTTGCTGGCTGATGTCCATTGTCTTGAGGCTGGTCATTATTTGATATGGGAGCAGGGAAGATGTGCTAAAAGCTGCTACTGGCGTGTGACATTCACCTCTGATGAAATGAGTGGGGGGGATGCAGTTGAAACGGTAAAGCAGGGGCTGATGGAAAGCATTGACGCTCACTTTGTCAGTGATGTGCCGGTTGGGATTTTCTTGAGCGGCGGCATCGATTCGACTGCGGTGCTGGCACTGGCACGTGCGTCAGGGCATCACAAAATCAGCACCTTTTCCATCGGTGTTGATGATGCCGGTATGGATGAAAGCGCGCCTGCCGAACGCACTGCAAAACACTTCGGGGCAGATCATCACGCAATGCGTCTGAATGCCGAAAGGGGAGGGGAGTTGTTTGCCAGATTTCTGTCAGCCATGGATCAGCCCAGTGTTGATGGTTTCAACACCTACGCTGTTTCTGCTTTCGCGAGGCAGGGCGGTATGAAAGTAGTCTTGTCTGGCCTGGGAGGAGACGAACTCTTTGCTGGATACAAAAGCTTTGATGCCGTTCCTCGCCTTCATGCACTGAATCGTGCAGCACACTGCATCCCTCTGGCAGCTGGTATTGCTGGCTGGGCGTTGGAAAGAAATTTCTACTCTGCAAAACTCAGGCGTGTTGGTTCTATGCTGCGCCTCCCTCCCACAGTGAAAAATTCTTATCGAGCCTTTCGGGGCATACTTTCCTTCCACACGGCAAAGCTGCTGGCTGCACGATATTTGAATTGCTCGTACGATAGTCTGCCGGAGCTTCCGAATCATCATATCAAGGTGGAGGACATACGTAACGCTGTCAGCAAGTGTGAACTCACCCTTTATATGCGCAACCAATTGCTGAGGGACAGTGATGTCATGAGCATGTCACAGGGACTGGAGTTAAGGGTTCCGCTTGTTGACCGAGTTTTCTTTGAAAAGATTGCCAAAGTGCCGGCATCGCTTCGTCTTCGAGCAGGTAAACAGATGCTTTTGGATGCCGTTCCGGAGGTGCCTGAATGGATCAAAAACCAGCCCAAACGCGGGTTTGTATTTCCCTTTGAGAAGTGGATTGAGCAGCAATGGGGGCAGGAGTTTGCAGCTGCGACTCAAAAGCTGCCTTTCACAAACCCCACATGGTTTACACGCTGGGCTGTCTTCATGCTGGATCACTGGCTGGAACGTTCGGCCGGCCATGCGCGTGCTGCCATAGTCTGA